In the genome of Candidatus Saccharibacteria bacterium oral taxon 488, one region contains:
- a CDS encoding Zn-dependent hydrolase, with the protein MFEVEYKGANNVIFTTKMVKIAFDPALSLVGLKDSLGAQDVEILSEDRFAVSNVTPRLLFSGPGEYEVGDVSLKGVAAWRHIDTETDVKKSTIYRLAIGGVRVVIIGNVAPKLSESQLEEIGVVDVVVIPVGGGGYTLDATSAAHMVRQLEPKVVIPVHYADGALHYEVPQDDLSVFVSEMGVETVDAGPKWKVKGVTSLPEQLSIITVARS; encoded by the coding sequence ATGTTTGAAGTGGAATACAAAGGTGCAAATAATGTTATTTTTACAACGAAAATGGTAAAAATTGCGTTTGATCCAGCGTTATCGCTGGTTGGACTTAAGGATAGCCTTGGGGCACAGGATGTTGAGATATTGTCAGAGGATAGATTTGCCGTAAGTAATGTAACACCACGGTTACTCTTCAGCGGTCCGGGTGAATATGAGGTCGGCGACGTATCTCTGAAAGGGGTGGCAGCCTGGCGACACATTGATACGGAAACTGATGTTAAAAAATCAACGATTTACCGTTTAGCAATTGGTGGTGTGCGTGTTGTGATTATAGGTAACGTTGCCCCAAAATTGTCAGAGTCTCAGCTAGAGGAGATTGGTGTCGTTGATGTTGTTGTGATACCGGTTGGCGGTGGTGGTTACACGCTTGACGCGACATCTGCGGCTCATATGGTACGCCAGCTGGAGCCGAAAGTAGTTATCCCAGTGCATTATGCTGATGGCGCGCTACACTATGAAGTGCCGCAAGACGACCTGTCAGTGTTTGTTAGCGAAATGGGCGTGGAGACTGTTGACGCTGGGCCAAAGTGGAAGGTGAAGGGAGTGACATCTTTACCCGAACAACTCTCAATCATTACTGTCGCGCGGAGCTAG
- the rpmI gene encoding 50S ribosomal protein L35 translates to MPKLKTHKGTAKRIKLTSSGKLTRQRAFGGHFLAKKSKSRKRAINTTAKVTGSMAKNARRAMGV, encoded by the coding sequence ATGCCAAAACTAAAGACCCACAAAGGTACCGCAAAGCGCATTAAGTTAACGAGCTCTGGCAAGTTAACTCGTCAACGTGCATTTGGCGGTCACTTCTTAGCCAAGAAATCAAAAAGCCGTAAGCGGGCAATTAATACAACAGCAAAAGTAACAGGCTCAATGGCAAAAAATGCCCGACGAGCGATGGGAGTTTAA
- a CDS encoding translation initiation factor IF-3 — protein MRINGAIRARELRVVGSDGEQLGIMPLRDALQAAEDAGLDLVEISPNANPPVAKIIDWGKFQYQKIKDQQRNKRAAKVGDLKQMRFGLKIGAGDLEVKLRKIRDFLANGHKVRIQVVYKGREMAHKEIGYELIQKITDQLEEEAILEQKPQMAGRNLSVVIRSK, from the coding sequence ATTCGTATCAACGGAGCGATCCGTGCTCGGGAACTGCGCGTTGTTGGTTCTGATGGTGAACAGTTGGGGATAATGCCCCTGCGCGACGCCCTTCAAGCGGCGGAGGATGCGGGACTTGATCTCGTTGAAATATCACCAAATGCCAATCCACCAGTCGCCAAAATTATTGACTGGGGCAAGTTCCAATATCAGAAGATCAAAGACCAGCAGCGCAACAAGCGCGCGGCAAAAGTCGGCGATCTCAAGCAAATGCGCTTTGGCCTGAAGATTGGCGCTGGCGACCTCGAAGTCAAGCTGCGCAAAATACGAGACTTTCTCGCCAATGGGCACAAGGTCCGTATCCAAGTCGTCTATAAAGGTCGCGAGATGGCGCATAAAGAAATCGGTTACGAATTGATCCAAAAAATCACTGATCAGCTTGAGGAAGAGGCAATTCTAGAACAAAAACCTCAGATGGCTGGTCGCAATCTGAGTGTGGTAATAAGGAGTAAATAA
- a CDS encoding threonine--tRNA ligase translates to MSEDKLYAMRHSLAHIMAAAVQRLWPDAKFGVGPVVEHGFYYDIDLGETKISEQQFNKIEKVMRQIIAEKQDFVCTKCPIDEAIQWAKDSHQPYKEELLNDLKRAGTTVAKDLDAAEMGTIAEGDSVLDEVSFYTNGSFKDLCRGPHVANTSQVGAFKLMRVAGAYWRGNEKNPQVQRLYGVAFATQEELDKYLEKLELAKQRDHRKLGRELDLYTTSPLVGVGLPLFTPRGTVLRDIVAQYSNQLRQRFGFEKVWTPHITKKDLYETSGHWAKFGEELFLVKSQETSDEMALKPMNCPHHTQIFASQPRSYRDMPVRYLETTTDYRDEKTGELGGLNRVRSLTQDDSHVFCRPDQIEQEINNLLSAAQELYNTIDMKLRVRLSYRDGSDAYLGERELWASAQNQLKSAVEKVGLDYFEQEGEAAFYGPKIDFMATDAIGREHQVATVQLDFVQPQRFGLEYTESDGNFTTPVMIHCALLGSIERFLSVFIEHTGGWFPFWVAPEQVRILTINDTVSDYVDEITSILSEVTLMKPIKYNDVRFTIDSRNESLGKKIREATVVKIPIQIIVGPKDQIARVVSIRTHAGEEQIPLEQLAEYVRGL, encoded by the coding sequence ATGAGTGAAGATAAACTTTATGCAATGCGACACAGCCTGGCGCATATCATGGCAGCAGCCGTACAGCGATTATGGCCAGATGCGAAATTCGGAGTTGGTCCGGTTGTTGAGCATGGGTTTTATTATGATATTGATCTTGGTGAAACGAAGATCAGTGAGCAGCAGTTCAATAAAATTGAAAAGGTAATGCGACAAATCATTGCCGAAAAGCAAGATTTTGTGTGCACAAAATGCCCGATTGATGAAGCAATTCAATGGGCCAAAGATAGCCATCAGCCGTATAAAGAAGAACTTCTTAATGATCTAAAACGTGCCGGGACAACGGTAGCAAAAGATCTGGACGCTGCAGAAATGGGTACAATTGCTGAAGGTGATAGTGTGCTTGATGAAGTTTCATTTTATACCAACGGATCATTTAAGGACTTGTGTCGTGGACCACATGTTGCAAATACCAGTCAGGTTGGCGCGTTTAAGCTGATGCGGGTTGCAGGCGCCTATTGGCGTGGTAATGAAAAAAACCCTCAGGTGCAACGGCTGTACGGTGTGGCTTTTGCCACGCAGGAAGAGCTGGATAAATATTTGGAGAAATTAGAGCTAGCCAAACAACGTGATCACCGAAAGCTAGGCAGGGAACTTGATCTATATACAACCTCACCGTTAGTGGGTGTCGGTTTGCCGTTATTTACACCTCGTGGAACTGTTCTGCGTGATATCGTGGCCCAATACTCAAATCAGCTGCGTCAGAGGTTTGGTTTTGAAAAAGTCTGGACGCCGCATATTACCAAAAAGGATCTGTATGAAACGTCAGGCCACTGGGCCAAATTTGGCGAAGAGCTGTTTTTGGTTAAAAGTCAGGAAACCAGTGATGAAATGGCGTTAAAGCCGATGAACTGCCCGCACCATACGCAGATTTTTGCTTCACAACCTCGTAGCTACCGCGATATGCCGGTGCGCTACTTGGAGACGACCACTGATTATCGTGACGAGAAAACCGGTGAGCTTGGTGGTCTGAATCGCGTGCGCTCATTAACCCAGGACGATAGTCATGTTTTCTGTCGTCCAGATCAAATTGAGCAAGAGATCAATAATTTATTGTCTGCCGCCCAGGAACTGTACAATACTATTGATATGAAACTGCGGGTTCGACTGAGTTATCGTGATGGCTCTGATGCGTACTTGGGCGAACGTGAGCTGTGGGCTTCTGCACAAAATCAGTTGAAATCAGCAGTTGAAAAAGTTGGTTTGGACTATTTTGAGCAGGAAGGCGAGGCCGCCTTTTATGGTCCAAAGATTGACTTTATGGCGACTGACGCTATTGGCCGTGAGCACCAAGTTGCGACGGTGCAACTGGACTTCGTGCAGCCGCAACGGTTCGGCTTAGAGTATACCGAGAGTGATGGTAATTTTACAACACCTGTGATGATTCACTGTGCGCTGCTCGGGTCGATTGAACGATTCTTGAGCGTCTTCATTGAACACACGGGTGGCTGGTTCCCGTTTTGGGTGGCGCCAGAACAAGTACGCATTCTAACGATTAATGACACTGTCTCAGACTATGTTGATGAAATTACATCGATTTTATCAGAGGTAACATTAATGAAACCAATAAAATACAACGATGTAAGATTTACAATAGATAGTCGTAATGAATCCCTCGGGAAAAAGATTCGTGAAGCGACTGTTGTAAAAATACCAATACAGATTATTGTTGGGCCAAAGGATCAGATAGCACGTGTCGTAAGCATCAGGACGCATGCGGGTGAAGAGCAAATTCCGCTTGAACAGCTAGCTGAGTATGTACGGGGGCTGTAA
- a CDS encoding transcriptional regulator produces the protein MIDALFGSKTRVKLLHLFLANPEKSFYVREITRLIGEQINSVRRELSNMLRVGVIVSNNYDNKLYYAANQQYAYFTPLKMIFADERPSEQADHNKKNSIPWVSDIARLSGLKIAIVAGALVRGSTSRVDILLVGRLSESRVGVAIKKIEKAERRELNYAVMSYDDFYYRLSVRDKFVMEIMNSKHSVVVDAESILG, from the coding sequence ATGATTGATGCGCTGTTCGGCTCAAAAACGAGGGTGAAGTTACTACACCTGTTTTTAGCGAACCCTGAAAAATCGTTTTATGTTAGAGAGATTACGCGATTGATCGGCGAGCAAATTAACTCGGTACGGCGTGAACTATCAAATATGCTCAGAGTCGGAGTCATTGTTTCGAATAATTATGACAATAAATTGTATTACGCTGCGAATCAGCAGTACGCATACTTTACGCCACTAAAGATGATTTTTGCCGATGAACGACCGAGTGAGCAGGCTGACCATAACAAAAAGAACAGTATACCATGGGTGAGCGATATTGCTCGGCTGTCCGGACTGAAGATCGCTATAGTTGCCGGTGCGTTAGTGCGTGGATCGACGAGTCGGGTTGATATACTGTTAGTTGGTCGACTATCGGAGTCGAGAGTTGGTGTCGCTATTAAGAAAATTGAAAAAGCCGAGAGGAGAGAGCTGAATTATGCTGTAATGAGCTATGATGATTTTTACTATCGTCTGAGTGTTAGAGATAAGTTTGTGATGGAAATAATGAATAGTAAGCACTCGGTTGTGGTAGATGCAGAGAGCATACTAGGATAA
- a CDS encoding site-2 protease family protein: MVIMDLAYLGMVLVVILVSMTLHEAMHAFMGYFLGDDTAKAEGRLTLNPLKHIDPFMTLLLPLLLAVLGLPIFGGARPVPFNPQRVRHGEWGAAFVAFAGPLTNLFLAFLAFGVGVISGVITSGGLIQNTLVGQIISLVVLVNLGFFVFNMLPLPPLDGSRVLYALAPEGVRRGMEWIERYGVMVVFIIVMIGQAAIGRIMTFATNGIIQFFCVIFGV; the protein is encoded by the coding sequence ATGGTAATCATGGATTTGGCATATTTAGGTATGGTCTTGGTGGTTATTCTCGTCTCAATGACGCTACACGAGGCGATGCATGCGTTTATGGGCTATTTCCTTGGAGACGACACAGCCAAGGCAGAGGGGCGGCTGACATTAAACCCGCTGAAGCATATTGATCCGTTCATGACGCTTTTATTGCCACTATTGCTGGCTGTGTTGGGACTGCCAATTTTTGGTGGTGCTCGGCCGGTGCCATTTAATCCTCAGCGCGTGCGACACGGTGAATGGGGCGCAGCGTTTGTAGCGTTTGCTGGGCCACTGACTAATTTGTTTTTAGCGTTTTTAGCGTTTGGCGTGGGTGTCATCAGCGGGGTTATTACTAGCGGCGGGCTGATTCAAAATACATTAGTGGGGCAAATCATTAGCCTCGTCGTGTTGGTTAATTTAGGTTTTTTCGTGTTTAATATGTTGCCGCTGCCACCACTTGATGGGTCGCGGGTGCTGTACGCGCTTGCTCCAGAGGGTGTGCGCCGTGGCATGGAGTGGATTGAGCGCTACGGGGTAATGGTGGTGTTTATCATTGTTATGATTGGACAGGCGGCAATTGGGCGAATTATGACGTTCGCTACGAACGGTATTATCCAATTCTTTTGCGTGATTTTTGGTGTATAA
- the rpmB gene encoding 50S ribosomal protein L28, giving the protein MASRCELTGKGKQYGHNVSFSLRRTKRTFKPNLQKKTLVVDGQKVTLVLSTQAIRTLKKKGLLRPIQTKTA; this is encoded by the coding sequence ATGGCATCACGATGCGAACTAACCGGCAAGGGCAAGCAATACGGTCACAACGTTAGCTTTTCCCTTCGCCGTACCAAGCGCACTTTTAAGCCAAACCTACAGAAGAAAACTCTTGTAGTAGATGGTCAAAAAGTCACGTTGGTTCTGAGTACTCAAGCAATTCGTACTCTTAAAAAGAAAGGGCTGTTACGCCCGATACAGACAAAAACCGCCTAA
- a CDS encoding YifB family Mg chelatase-like AAA ATPase, with translation MVSKVVSATPYGFHGQLIEIEGDISRGLPGLQIVGLGNKAIDESRDRVRSAIKNSLLDFPKGKITINLAPAELPKDGTQFDLPIALAILCLGKQLPQTALEGALFAGELALNGSLRPIRSAITIAETAKQHGISTIYLPASNSKQALLIPDITIIPINNLTELFLHLKQEKLIQPAVKTKQQYRQKKRGIIIDDIRGQEQAKRAVAIAVAGRHNILLSGPPGSGKTMLARALNSLLPPLSDTEIIEVTKLHNLDGNQVSHDIVIDRPFRTPHHTASRISMIGGGAKATPGEISLAHHGTLFLDELLEYPRTTLESLRQPLEDKQIIISRAQGKYYYPANFMLVATMNSCPCGYLGDPEKSCRCSSTQILNYQKRLSGPLLDRIDLTINVSRVAHEDLLSRKSSSDSQQKQFENMIKVARTLQTNRYSNSNKYNADIDSSSVDKIAALTAEAKQFLLAAAKKLDLSARGYFKVIKVARTIADLESSLEITIPHVAESLQYRQIIPT, from the coding sequence ATGGTTAGCAAGGTAGTTTCAGCGACACCATATGGCTTTCACGGTCAGCTTATTGAAATTGAAGGCGACATATCACGAGGACTACCTGGACTACAAATCGTCGGACTTGGCAACAAAGCAATCGATGAATCACGCGATCGCGTTCGCAGCGCCATCAAGAACTCGCTACTTGATTTTCCAAAAGGTAAAATTACCATCAATCTCGCTCCAGCAGAACTACCAAAAGACGGTACGCAATTCGACCTACCAATAGCCCTCGCAATTCTCTGCCTTGGCAAACAACTTCCTCAAACCGCCCTAGAGGGAGCGCTATTTGCTGGTGAATTGGCACTCAATGGTAGTCTTCGCCCCATTCGCTCGGCCATCACCATCGCCGAAACCGCCAAACAACACGGTATCTCAACCATATACCTACCAGCCTCCAACAGCAAACAAGCCCTGCTCATCCCCGACATTACTATTATCCCCATCAATAATCTAACGGAATTATTCCTCCACCTCAAACAAGAAAAACTCATCCAACCCGCAGTAAAAACAAAGCAGCAATATCGCCAAAAGAAACGCGGCATCATCATTGATGACATCCGCGGACAAGAGCAGGCCAAGCGAGCCGTCGCCATTGCCGTCGCGGGTAGGCACAATATTTTGCTGTCCGGACCACCGGGATCCGGCAAAACCATGTTAGCACGCGCACTCAATTCGCTCCTACCGCCGCTATCTGACACTGAGATTATCGAGGTGACAAAACTCCACAATCTTGACGGCAATCAAGTTAGTCATGATATCGTTATCGACCGACCATTTCGCACACCACACCACACCGCAAGCCGCATATCAATGATTGGTGGTGGTGCAAAGGCCACGCCCGGCGAAATTAGTCTCGCGCACCACGGCACACTTTTCTTAGACGAATTATTAGAATATCCACGAACTACATTGGAGTCGCTTCGTCAGCCGCTTGAGGATAAGCAGATCATAATTTCCCGCGCCCAAGGTAAATACTACTACCCCGCCAATTTTATGTTAGTTGCCACGATGAACTCTTGTCCATGTGGTTATCTGGGCGATCCAGAAAAAAGTTGCCGTTGCTCATCGACACAAATCTTGAACTATCAGAAACGATTATCTGGCCCGCTCCTTGATCGTATTGATCTAACAATCAATGTTTCCCGCGTCGCACATGAAGATTTGTTGTCCCGTAAGTCATCGTCGGATTCACAACAAAAACAGTTTGAAAATATGATTAAGGTAGCCCGTACACTACAAACTAACAGATACAGTAATAGTAATAAATACAACGCTGATATAGATAGTAGTAGCGTTGATAAAATAGCTGCACTAACGGCTGAGGCCAAGCAATTTCTCCTTGCAGCCGCCAAAAAGCTTGACCTAAGCGCTCGTGGCTATTTCAAAGTTATCAAGGTCGCTCGCACTATCGCTGATCTTGAGTCATCACTAGAAATAACCATTCCTCATGTCGCCGAAAGCCTACAATACCGGCAGATTATCCCGACCTAG
- a CDS encoding cysteine methyltransferase, producing the protein MSELPIASLRDRIYILMAQLPDDKVTTYGDLAALSGHPYAARTVGGIAHGGPENLPWHRLVNAKGGLAVGFPGGQGVQRQLLEQDGIYCDERWRIIDFEERRWRPKL; encoded by the coding sequence TTGAGCGAATTGCCAATAGCTAGCTTGCGAGACCGGATCTATATTCTCATGGCGCAGCTACCTGACGACAAGGTGACGACGTACGGTGACTTGGCAGCACTGTCTGGACACCCATACGCAGCGCGAACTGTGGGCGGGATAGCGCATGGTGGCCCAGAGAATTTGCCGTGGCATCGCCTAGTGAACGCGAAAGGTGGCTTGGCGGTAGGTTTTCCGGGTGGGCAAGGTGTGCAAAGGCAGCTACTTGAACAAGATGGTATTTATTGCGATGAGAGGTGGCGGATAATTGATTTTGAGGAACGACGATGGCGGCCGAAACTATAA